The Microcebus murinus isolate Inina chromosome 9, M.murinus_Inina_mat1.0, whole genome shotgun sequence nucleotide sequence AGGAATCTTAGAATGTTGGAGCGGCAACATTACAGGTGGAGTAATGTTTTATAAATCAGGAAGCTCAAATCAGCAGTCTTCCAGAGAGGTAAGTGTCTTGCCTAAAGGCACACAGCTAGATAGTGGTGGAACCAGAACTGgtttattgtttttgaaattttatcagTCCCATGTTCTTTCTATTTGGTGTTAGAGCTAATATTTTCATgcgatttttttctcttaagcaaATTTAATACTCTCTCTGGATTTGGAAAACCTCTGCCTATCTGGTTTCAAtccataaaagtgaaaaaaaatcattcttctcAGTGCTGTGTTGGTAAAAATATGATTTTGCAAGAGGTGTTTAATTAATCGCATGATCAGAAAATGGTGTATGATTAGAGACTAGATAGTCTCTTTTGTGTTTCTTAATTTGCTAACAACAAACCAATTTaaattatgcttttggtgtctcAAGCTTAGTTAGCTTACAGCTCAGTAAGGACCCAGTTGTATTCTGTTCCTCCATATGCACCTTTAACTTGAAGATAAGGTTTGACCATGCCAAGTGTGATTGATGGTGTTAAGTGCcatactttttctgttttaaccTCTTTGCTGCACATTGATTAAATATGAGCAACACTGATTAAACAAAATGACGAAAAAAGTAGATGCTAGTTTGAATTTGTAAAGTTAGAAATTAGGCTTCAGTTAGAGGCTCTTATTTAGGAGTAAAATAGGGAGTTACCATCATTAAAACTCAAAGCTAAGGAGCCTTAGTCCTTTTGGTATATAAGGAGTACTCTAAATTTTCTTGAAGTAGTTCTTGTTCAGAAAAATAGTCactaatgagaaaaacattcatagttctttaaaaatcatgCCTGTCTCTGTTGTCACTGAGTTAGAGCTGTGTTTTCCATAGACCTTCAGTGTCCTGCTTGTTAGACTTTACCCATGGCAGAGTGCCATGCTGTATGTACTCTCAGTGGTATGTCAGAGTTCCCAATTCTTTTCTGTCATCATGTATTTTGGTTTTTGAGTGGGTATCTAATGTAAGTTGTCCTGGACTCCTTGTTGTGAATGAACTAGGACAAGTCCCTTCCCATATAGGGCCTCAAGTTGTTCTTTTGAAATGGAGAGATTCAACTGTGAATATGATCTAAGATCCTATGATTGAACTGAATACTtattaaattgaataatttttatttggtttagaGAGGAATAACAATACCCATaaccaaaaaaagacaaaaaaattacagCATTCAATAACAAAAATCTGAACTATGGCTTGGGTTTCTAGAACTTGTAGTCAAGAATTTATGGGGATTTTGAGGAgataaggaaaattttttttttttttttctgagacatagtctcgctttgttgcccaggctagagtgagtgccgtggcgtcagcctagctcacagcaacctcaaactcctgggctcaagcaatcctcctgcctcagcctcccaagtagctgggactacaggcattcgccaccatgcccggctaattttttgtatatatattagttggccaattaattttctttctatttatagtagagacggggtctcgctcttgctcaggctggtttcgaactcctgacctcgagcaatccgcccgcctcggcctcccagagagctaggattacaggcatgagccaccgcgcccagcctagataAGGAAAATTTAGGGTAGATTTTTTCAGTGCCACCATTTATTACTTTTGTATGCTCTTTAACCTTTTGGGAGGGTAATTCTGTGTTTATAGGAGAAAATTGTGAATCTCATGTTGTACATAGTCCTAGAGTGGACTCTAGGGTCTTCTAACTTCCCAGAGCTCTTAGGAACAAGGTATTGtctatgtattttgttttggcaTCACACCGGCACAGTACTTGCTATGCAGCATAACTCTTCCTGTTCTGTTCTTTCAGCTTGGATTTACTTTGGGCAACGTGGTTGGAATGTATCTGGCTCAGAACTATGACGTAAGTGACCGTATCCACAACCTCCTCGATTCCATATAACTCTTTTAGTGTGACTTTTCTTTGTTGAAGTAAGGTGTGCCTTCCAGCATATATGAGGTCTATAGGTCTGAGGAAAAAGTACTGAATATTGTATAAAGGTTTTCcattgtttgaaaaaataatccaacTCACAGAAGTGTCTGTCCTCCATATCACCACAAGAGGGCAAAATCCCATCAGTTTAGGTATTCTCTAGATGATCCTAAGTTGTGCTCATTAGCCTAGTGTAATATAAGTTGGGTTCTTAAAAGTTTGTAGAAGGTTAGAGTATCAttgggtctttaaaaaaaaaaaaaaagtttgtagaaggccgggcgcggtggctcacacctgtaatcctagcactctgggaggccaaggcgagcagatcagttgagctcaggagttcgagaccaaactgaacaagaatgagaccctgtctctactaaaagtagaaagaaattagctggacaactaaaaacatatagaaattagccgagcatggtggtgcatgcctatagtcccagctacttgggaggctaaggcaggaggattacttgagcccagaggtttgaggttgctgtgagctaggctgatgccagagcactctagcccaggcaacagagtgagactctgtatataaaaaaaaaattctatggaaAATCATGTGATAAGTGAGAATGTAAAGATTAATTGGATAATCTTTTCAGCCTCCCTAGCCAGTAGTGGAGATAACTGAGAATTTTGGAGATGCATTTATATAATGTGGCACATTTAAGGAGGACAGAGTTTTGTGAAGTGCGGAGTTTGTATTAATCTCACCTTATGGAGCAGGAAATTGAAAACCAGGTGGTACAACTGCCCATGAATGGGGATCCTGGAATGGTGTTTTAGAAAGACAAACAAGGGAAACATGGTATTcacttttggtttgttttgtagTATAGCTTTTAGTTATGACAAAGGGAATTCCTTTTGTCAACCTTTGTTTCAGTCATATCAGTTGCTAGGCAGGGgcttttttaatttatatcacatttattgtcTATATGTACAACTTTTACTTGGCACTCAGTTGAGGACTTAAGTGAGTAATATAAAAGTAGAAGTTGGAATCTGGCTTTCAGAGAGAGAGCATACTTATCGTACAACTTCTAATATCTTTTGTATGCAGTTATGAGGTTAAGAAATATTTAGTAGGTCTGTTTCAGAGGAAAATGAAACTTCTAAAACCATTTATCTTTGGAGGAAGAGAAGTTAAAAGAATATTGATTAGGTAGatgcaaaattataataatcttttttcttttaaaggtacCAAACCTGgctaaaaaatttgaagaaataaaaaaggacttGGATGCCAAGAAGAAACCTCCTAGTTCATGAGGCCGACTCCAGGACTGCCTTCTGGACACACAGAGTCTCCTGCTCTCGAGGGCCTCCTTTACCTTCTGAACCAAAAGCCTTTGTTTTCATCTCTAGCCTcgtgattttcttctttgctagACCCCGTGTTACCATAGAGCAAAAATGGGGCCCCAGATTAAGAAACTACCCTTACGTGTCCAACATCCTCACCTCCTCCCATATCCTCCTTCCAGCTACATGGGACGTTCTAGGACTGGAATTATGGTGCTCGATTAGTAAACATGACCTTTAATGAGTAGTCTCTTCCTTATTCTTTGAGATTTCTATTCTACTACCTttcatcagaagaaaaatgaatgagtttTATATAGCTGATCAGGTACAAATAATACTGATTTCACAGTTTAGCCATTATAATGGGTGCTTGTTAAACATTTGGTACTAAATTATATTGTtccaaagtaattaaaattaatatctagAAGCCAGTTTCTGGCgaattatccatttattttatactattgTTAGGCAGCTCCATAGTTACTAATTTAACCAGTAAATCAATTTGCTATTCATTAACTGAGAAACTATATTTTGAGAATCCTGTCAGGAACTGGGGagtttaaatatatgcaaaataatagTCTTTTTTCCAGTAGCAGTCTGTTGAGTGTGCATGTTTTTCCTTAATGATGTATTGATCTAActctttttcttcaaaagaattATACTTGGGATTACTGGTACATTTGACATTATATGATGGAGAAGTGAGAAGTTgtctataaagaaaatgttatgccttttcacattaaaaaatgtatttacattatAACTTTATAGTGATTCTCATAAAAGAATAGCCCAAATGTATAACGAAATCAGCATCTCAAGAAGGAAAATttctagccgggcatggtgtacaccttgagtcccagctacttgggagactgaggcaggaggatggtttgtaCCTCGTCGTTTGAGGCTCTTggcagcaacaaaaaaagaaatttctgcttCTCTCCACAATtaatgcttgctttttttcttgcagtCAGAAATTACACATTTGACAAATTACACGGTTAATcagtccatatttttaaaaaattattaataaaagaaaatttgaataggTAACTTTTCCCATGGGTTAAGATACAAAATGATTTTGTATTAAGGGCCTCTTCCACCATTGTTCTCTGGTTCCTAGTTCCTCTTAGGTGGTCATTGTTACTACTTTTCCTGTGTACTTGcatgtaggtgtgtgtgtgtgtgtgtgttgttgttttttttttttttttaacacaaatggTAAGAaactatcctttttttttaatggagatcATTTCATATCAGTATGTAAGAAACAAGGAACCTTGTTCCATTTTTGGCTGCATAAGATTGTATTGAATAGATATACCGTAATTTATTTAATCTGCTACTGATGAATGTTTAGGTGGTTCTTTTGCTAGTGCAGTGATAACCTTGAACTCAGTATTATTATACATATCTATGCAAAATGTAGCTATAAGATAAAGTCCTAAAAGTGTAACTTGCACTAACTGTATATAGATCAATACCCATTTTATTAGGTGTTTTGTTTCAGAGGGCTTGTTGGGCAGCTTCACTGACAATGCCATTTCTGAAGACATGGCATGTTCAGAATCAACAAACTGGAAGAATTAGAGCGCCTTTTTGTAGACAGTGGTGACACTGATTCTTTTCTATATGTGATAAAGTGATTCTGCATCTCTTTGAACACATGGATCTCTCATACATGAGATACATTTTATCCCTGTCAAAATTGTCATTGTGGGTGAGACAGATTAGGATCAAATTATGATTTGACTTTACCCTAGCAGTGTGATCATGGGCAAACAACTTATTCTTTCTGCAGCTCTTGCATTATCTGTAAGATGTAGacataatacctacctcatagggttttCATAGAAATAACTGAGATAATGTATGTGGTGTGTTACACAGTGCTTTACAAATTATCTAATAAATAGTAGATATTGGCTCAAACATGCTGCTTTTTCGACCAGTTTGCAATCACTTTTGGAACCAGTTTATGAACCATGCaaaatttgtcattattttgtgGTCATTCTCTTtgatattaatgaaaatttaCAGCCTCCACCTAGATCATACCTAACCTGGCTCACAAGCTTTGATCTTGAGTGACTGAATTGTTAGCAGAATGAACTAGATCCTCAAAGGATATAGGTTTACCATGAGAGTATTCGAAATGCTAGAAGCTTAGAAGGCTGTCTCCAAAGAGAGATTCCTTGTCATCAACCATGACAGGATTGTCACTGTGTGTGTGATCTCCCAGAGTGGCTGCTTTGGGGCTGAAGTTCACTTAGATGTTAGAAGATTGGTTTCTTCATATTATGCTTTGTAAACAAGGTTCATTTGGACTTAGGGCTTCTCTCAGGAGTGATACATAACCTTGCTGGTAGGACCATTTCTACCAGTGGGAGCCCTCCAGCAGATCTGTTCTTAAGTTCTACTTCACCATGTAAACTGCTACACAGTGAATACAGGCTGATTTCCCTTTCACCATTCAGATACCCTCTCCTAGTTTTATGTTCTAGCAGCAGAGAAAAGAAGCTCAGAGTTCTCAGGCAAGATTATTTTCACTGAGACATATGTTGGAGAAATCCAGAACCATTATAGGTTTTCCAGAACCATCATAGGTTTTAAGATGTAGTTGAAAATTTGTGCTGTGGATGGGGTCTGTGGCAGTGAAAGTTACTTTTCCCTGGGAGTTTTATAGGAACTCTTGCTGCACAGATCACTGTGGGCAATGGGAAGAAACACTACAAGAtgtgcttcccccccccccccaggcacaGTGTggctgtcacacaggctggagtgcattggcactaacagctcactgcaacctcaacctgggctcaagcaatcctcccacctcaacctcccaaggaACTGGGACTTTGggtatgcaccatcatgcctggctaattttttttttttttcctggcatgtGTCTCTAGGTATaaatgcctggctaatatttttttaaaactttttttgtagagatggagtatgctgtcttgaactcctgggctgaagcaatcctcctgccttggcctcccaaagtgctgggattacaggtgtgaactatgATGcccagtctttcttttctttaaaaactgtttGAAAACTCCTGTTATTGtgatttaagaaaactttttgcCACACCTGACTATAAAGGGAGGGTTACTCAAAATACTAGTGCAGATTACTCTGACATGTGAAATACAAGACTCTACAATTGATGCCGAAAACTTAATACATTGAACTTGAAAAGTTTATCCCTAAACTGTAACCCTCCCAAaccaaagagggagagaaaaaaacaaccttgtttaaaatcatcaaaagaggttgaattttatgaaatgaagTTACCAAAGTTATGCTTTAGACTTTTCTTCCGATTTGGTGTTGTATGTAATTAAGCAGTTACTTCTGATTTAAAGgagcaattttctctttttctaactcATTCAATCTTCACTTGTACGACTATATGTAAGCTGTGTGGTTTTTCTAGTTGGCTGTACATGTTGTTTCCTAGAACCCATGTACACATGtgtaatgttttcatttccactAAGCAGTTCACTCCCTAGATACTAtgctggtgtttgtttttctcctgagGTCGCCCACATTTTTAATACCTTTTCTGAGTTATTTCTCCTGAAGGAATAACTGTATACTGTACCGAAGCAAATGAGGCTTTTCTTAAACTTCCAGTCTTGGGTTCTGCACATAGCATTTCCATTCGTTACATAGATGAATGAGTTCTTTTTTCCCTACTGACTATTAGGGCCTTGCCTTGTGGCAAGGAATAAGGTggtgaaggaaaatattttgagatcttGCCTGGTTTTAATAGGGAGTTTGTGACACTTAGATTTTCAAATGTTCAGTTTATACCCTTCCTAAATCTGGTTGCAACATATTCAGTCAAGTACTGAAGACATATGGTATGTTTTGCAAGGCACTGGGAAAGAAAACGAACTGAGACAGTGAGACTTTGTGGAAATTTCCAGGGTGGGGTGTTGCAGAGCCTGGGTCCTGGGCCTGCTTGAATCACTCCCTTGGTGGTAGGACCTAATGAAAGCTGCAGTACAGTTGCATCATCTCATATACACAATTGCACAGCACTAGAACGAGAAAGGTGCCACGTAAATAGTGCATGAATTTGTGCTCAGCATTTATTCAGTGAGGGCAGCCCCAGACCGAGCTACCTGTGTATGTGCTCAGGTGATCTCAGTTCCCTTT carries:
- the STMP1 gene encoding short transmembrane mitochondrial protein 1 gives rise to the protein MLQFLLGFTLGNVVGMYLAQNYDVPNLAKKFEEIKKDLDAKKKPPSS